The Orcinus orca chromosome 1, mOrcOrc1.1, whole genome shotgun sequence DNA window TAAGCTTTAGCCCCCTGGCCCCCAGACATTCAACATGAAGTTTTGTTAGAAGTCTGTCTCTTCCAGAAAGGCCTCAGACATGGATCAAGCAGCCCTGAGCCCATGGGGATATCCTgccccaacctcctcccctccTTACCTCTAAGCCCCCAATTCCAGCTGCCACACCACCCACGGTAACTGCATTGGTTCTGATGTCATACAGAAGCTGATTGAAGCAACCCTTGGAGGGGAGAGAGCATCTATAGTCAGCAGCTGCCCCCACTCACATTCAGCTCTCCGGGGCCATTAAAGCAGCCCAACCTCCCAGGCCAACCTATACCTCTACTTTCTGGTTCTGGGCCTCGACACTAGTGCAGGGTTCCACAAATGTGCCATTGTCACGGCCAAAGCAACAGTATGGGGGAAAGACGTTGTTCTCTTTTACATAGGGAGAGTCCTCAAAATCTGTGTAGTTGGTGAAGCCACAGCACTTGAGCTGCAGATGAGGAGAAGCGATGGTCAGTGGGGCCTTTGCTTATTTCTCCTCACCCCAAAGTCTCCCCCAGCCCACCTTACCCCTTCCATGGTGGAGTTCCACACTTGGGTGAAGTCTTTTTGGGAACCGTACTCTTTCTTGATGGTGGGCACTACCATCAACGTCAGGAAGTTCTCAGCCTGGGTGGGGAAAGTCAGTGTTTAGGGCCTGGTAGGGAGGGTGGCCATTCGCAGTGCTTTGCCCAGTTGTTCCCCCCTTGCCCCATCCCCGCTCCTCACCATTGTGGTGTACACCAAGGCAACCACGGCAGCTGCAACCTCAGCAATGAAGATGACGAGGAGGATGAAGAAGAACTGAGTGGAGAACAGGGATCTTGAGTTTTAGGGAGAGACAGTCCCTCATGCATTCCTTGCCCTAACCCACCCCCACATGAAAACAAGTCAGGGGCCCCACTGGCTGAGGCCCCTGGAGTCCAGAGCAGGGCTTGGGGATCCCCAGGGCCTGGTGTCAAGGGTGAGGGACCCTGGGTCTCGGTTACGGGCCTGTGGAGCTGGGTTTGACACACCATCATGAGGGCACACTTGTTCTCAGCCTGAGCACCATAGCAGCCCAGGAAACCAAGAGTGAGGAGCACAGCGCCAGCTGCGATGAGGAAGTAGCCCACGTTGACAAACTGCATGGCACTGGATGATAGTGGCCCGAAGATCTTCATGAAGGATGTTCCGTCGACTGACACCCAGATGCCCACTGCCAACagggccacaccacacagctggAGACAGAGAGGCAGGCCTTGAAACAGTGCCGTCAAGCAGCTCCCTACCACGCAACTGAGTGAGGGAGATGGGAGACGAGAAACTTCCCCCTTTATTGACTATGGAGTCTAAAAACTCATCCTGTAGGGAGGAAAAACATCCATTAGAGCCAGAAAGATGGGAGCTGGAACATCCATAGCCAGCACCAGGCTGCACACCTAGGCAGATATAAATGGGAT harbors:
- the TSPAN1 gene encoding tetraspanin-1, whose translation is MQCFSFIKTMMILFNMLIFLCGVALLAVGIWVSVDGTSFMKIFGPLSSSAMQFVNVGYFLIAAGAVLLTLGFLGCYGAQAENKCALMMFFFILLVIFIAEVAAAVVALVYTTMAENFLTLMVVPTIKKEYGSQKDFTQVWNSTMEGLKCCGFTNYTDFEDSPYVKENNVFPPYCCFGRDNGTFVEPCTSVEAQNQKVEGCFNQLLYDIRTNAVTVGGVAAGIGGLELAAMIVSMYLYCNLK